The genomic stretch AACGCATATGTCGACGCCCACATAAAATTGGTTCtgaaaacgtaaaaaaaaaataggccaTAACTGCTTCCTTAATACGAGTACATTTTTTCTAACTCAGGAATTAAGAGAGCAAGAAAGTAAGGTAATTTTTATTagtggtttttttatttaagaaatgtcATAAGTCTCACTATATTACTCTCTATCAACGACTTTTTAAACTTAGGCTctgaattaaaattgaatacttCAATTATCTGGAAATTGTATTCGatgaaaaaatagttttgtcTCAATGAATGGCGTCTCAATCGCGTATTCTCTGCTATTGTTATTCCGTGTTGACAGGCATCTAatctatatatagataaacGATGTCACTGTATGTTGAAAAGAAGaccttactttaaaaaaatatgttttatttatttcgaaatttcgaatattatttattccaaatacaaaaaaaaactattcccaataataatatttaatctgtgtatTCAATCTTATGGTTTGGGCAAACAGCAACAAAACTGCTTAATAAGTTTAAGGCTTGTGTGTATTTGGGGTGTTGTCTACTTGTATTTCTGTCGCATGCTCTATAgatatttaagcattttatttgtttgttattgaaCTGTTAATTTAACGGATGTTCTGGACTCCGTAGCTGACACTTTGTTCCTGTCAAAATGGTCGAATTGTCAAATACTAATCATAATCTACGTGGAAACCTATGTGTAGTTGAATATTTCAatgaatgatttatataaatctgCTTCACTTAACCAATTGATGAACTTCTTCCAGATGTCATATCAATCAAGACAATGAGAgagaaataattgtttaattcaaCACTCGATAATCAACGCTCGTATGTACGGCCGATGATAAATTACTTTGTCAAATTCAAACtatagaaaaattattatttaatatacatttgttcatgtttatatttatcaacttattttattagttgtcattaatagatggcattagtaggatattaaatcgcgctatagatgttttctttttgttacaatatgtaaagcaatgttccaaataaaatttgagtttcctGGATCAATAGTACTTTCATTCGTCATCTAacattggtccttcgagccggatttaATAATAGTGAAAATTCGAGTCGGTTCGCGAAGTGCAGTGTGAAAAGTGCAAATTGTGCGGAGTGTATAATGGTACTTAGCTGCCATGGAATTACGGTATAGAAGTGAGTGAGAGGAATAGTGAAGTTAAAGGAAGTGATTTGTGTGGCAAAGTGTGTGTAAAACGGGATTACAGTGCATACAAACGGACTAGTGGTGGTGGACTGGTAACCGTAAGTACTAGAATAAGGACATAGACAATTGGTGAAAAAAAGTGATAtagacttaaaataatttcaatatttggacttgtaaaaattcaaaaaacacATTGACATTAGctgttattctattaaaatacttaaaatttgtaGCCTAAATTGTGACCATTACTTTTCGTGCTAAGTGATTAGttgatataactttaaaatggaAGCATTACAGAGAACCCAAATAGATATTTCTatgcaaatgaaaaaaatgttagataattttaaaaaatctccaAAGGAGCGAATAACAAAAGCATTTTTAGAGACTAGGCTAGAAATGTTGACAGATTATTGGGACGAATTTCAAAAACGACATTCAAATTTGACATCAGCTTCAACAGATGATAGAAAAAAGTTagcatattttattgaaaacatttatgaCACAACATTAGACGTTTACTTAGACTTTAAAACACGTCTAAAAGAGCGGTTGAATGAGATAGAGTTAAAAGTGCTGACAACTTCTAGAACTCATATAGATTTGGAAGAAAATACCTCAGTTGTTACGAAGTTACCACCGATTCACTTACCAAAATTTTCTGGCGATTATAAAGAATGGTTATCTTTTCGTGATTTGTTCTTATCTTTAGTTCAcgaaaataagcaaataaataaagtgaacaAATGCCAATATTTGAAGTCAAGTTTATTTGGAGAGGCAGAAAGTCTTGTCAAGCAGATACAAGTATCTGATAATAATTACGATATTATGTgggaaattttaaacaaaagatatGATAATCGAAGAAGTATAGTTAATGcttttattggaaaattactcAGTCAAAGAAAAATTAACATAGAATCTGCAAAGGCTATTAAAGAGTTATTAGATGTCACCTCTGAATGTTTGGTCACTTTGAAGAGTTTAAACATACCGACAGAAAGTTGGGATGACATAGTggtatatattacaatacaaaaattgGACCCAGAAtctcataaattatttgaacaaaGAATTGAATCTAATTCCAATTTACCAACCTGGAAAGATATGGCTGAATTTTTAGAGCTTAGATTTAGAACTTTAGAAGCCATTAAATCCAGAGAACACATACAATATAAAGTAATGCCTACTACTAAAAGTTTTGCCACAAACATATCATCAAACTTATCGTGTTCCTATTGCAAGCaagatcattatatatatagatgccAAGACTTTGCGAAATTAAGTGCGAATTCAAAACAAGAATTTGTTCAAAAGAACAATCTTTGTTTCAATTGCTTGATAAAAGGCCACTCAGTCAAAACTTGTAAACAGTCCACTTCATGTCGTAAATGTGGCAAAAAACACCACTCATTATTGCATGGTTATTCGGTGGCACCATCCACTGCGAATAATTTACTACCGACTCAGATGACAAATGACGTTACCACACTGGGAAATTCCATAGATAGTTGTCCTGTTATATTAGCTACGGCAATGGTATCTGTGCAGTCAAAAAGAGATAATAGTTTACATGTATTACGTGCACTTGTAGACCCTGGTTCGCAAGCCTCACTAGTAGCTGAATCAACTTGCCAATGTTTAGGACTCAAAAGAACAcctataataggaaatatagtagGAGTTGATTCTAACAGAACTGTAACCAAGGCTTTTGTCGAGTTTGAGATAATATCAATTCAAAATCCAAGCTTTAAAGTTAAGATTATGGCATATATATTAAAGTCTCTAACATCATATTTGCCACAATGCGAGCACAAGGTTGTTTGGCCGCAACTTAATAGTTTGAAATTAGCTGATTCATCGTTTCAACGGCCAGGCAAAATAGACCTTATTTTAGGAGCAGATGTCTATCCAGATATTCTTCAGCAAGGTATTATAGTtcataaaaacgaaaataacaCACTTGTTGCTCAGCAATCTACACTTGGATGGTTGATATCAGGAAAAAgcataaataaaagcaataactcatataattatgttcataattatcatttaaaaactgATATAGAAAAAGAGCTTCGTCGTTTCTGGGAACTAGAGGaacctaattataataaaaaggtaATGACAAATGAAGAAATCAAATGTGaagcatattttgattcaaCTCATGTTAAAAGAGAAGATGGGCATTATCAAGTTAGATTACCATTCATAACTCAACCACCAAACTTAGGAGACTCATTAACAACAgcattaaaatcattttcaatcTTAGAGAAAAGATTTGATAGACAACCAAAATTAAAGGAAAGATATACGGAATTCATGGCTGATTATTTAGACCAAAACCATATGGAACTTGTGCCACATGATGACAATAGTGAACAGGTATATTATTTGCCACACCATGCTGTCATAAACGAACAGCATACTACAACTAAGCTACGTGTGGTATTCAATGGTTCTGCTAAAACTAGCAACGGTAAGTCATTAAACGATAACTTATTAATTGGACCACCGCTTCAAAGTGATATTCGCAATGTTACGTTACGATGGAGATGTCATGCTATAGTCTTTCTGGGAGATATTCGACAGATGTATCGACAAATTTGGATAGATCAACAAGATGTGAATTATCAAAGAATTTTGTGGAGACCTACTGTCGACAATCCAATACAACATTATCGTTTAACAACAGTAACATACGGCACGTCATGTGCACCATATCTCGCTATAAAAACTCTTAAACAAGTTGCTCAAGATGAAAACAGTAACTATAGACCTGAAGTAATTAAAGCTATAATGAACGACTTTTATGTCGATGACTTACTAACCGGAGCAACTGACATTGAAGCTGCAATTGCACTCaaagaagatattattaaagttcTTAAAAAAGGAGGGTTTACTTTACACAAAATCACATCTAATCACCCAAAAATAGaatcaacaacaataaataCTAGACAGATACTAGGCATTTGGTTTAATAGTATCAGTGATAAATTTGAgttaaaaatagatcttaaacaTAAAGGAGACAAAATAACCAAACGTTCTGTTTTATGTGACATAGCTCAAATTTATGATCCTAGCGGGTGGTTAGCTCCTATTGTCGTAAAGGCTAAAAATATGCTGCAACAGCTATGGATAAATAAACTCGATTGGGATGATATTATTCCACAACCATTAAATCAAGAATGGGTTAAGTTTAGACAAGAATTGAAAGAAATGCCTATGATAGAACTAGATAGATGGATTGGCATGTCAGATAAAATACTGAAAGTCGAATTGCATGGATTTTCTGATGCCTCTGATATAGCTTATTCAGCTGTAATTTACAGTCGAATAATAACatctacaaacattaaaattactatGATAGAGAGTAAGACAAGGGTAGCTCCCGTGAAAAAGATATCAATACCCAGGTTAGAGTTATGTGGTGCTGTACTCTTAGCTAAATTAATAAAGAGGGTGAAGGCTACTCTAAATATTGATTCGAATAACGTATACGCATGGACAGATGCCACAATTGTTTTAGCCTGGTTACAAAAACCTCCTAGACACTGGAGTACATTCGTTGCGAATCGTGTGactgaaattataaatgttatagaaaAGGAGAAATGGAACCATGTTGTTTCTCACGAGAATCCTGCTGATGTTGCTTCTCGTGGCATTTCCCCGTTAGATCTTCCAAATCACTATTTATGGTGGAATGGACCTTCATGGTTGCATAGTgataaaaactttatcaaaCAGCAAGTGGACATTCCAGTCACAGAATTAGAAACTCGTGTACCTATAAAAGTTTTAGTTCATAgtaatctaattaataattgttttgatgtttttgataaatattcaaCTTTACAAAAACTAGTTAGAGTAATtgcatattgttttaaatttttttataaatgtcaatataaagttaagaaaatagaaaaatgtacACATTTCAATTACCTAACAACTTATGAATTACAGAATTCATTGTATTCTTTGATTAGAATATCACAAGAAAGGAGTTTTAGTAATGAAATAAGTATACTTAAAGGCAACAATCcagcaattaaatataataaaggtttaagtaaaagtaataaattaacaaagctTAAtccgtttataaataataatttgttaaaagttgGAGGTCGCTTACAAAACTCTAATCTTTCTGATTCTATTAAGCATCCTATTATActagataaaaaatgtaaactttCATACTTAATTGTTCTTGATGCACATTATAAAACTATGCATGGAGGTTGTCAGTTGATGATCAATtatataagaagtaaatattatatatttagcgttagaaatattataaaaagtgtaattCATAAATGTGTTACGTGCAGGAGCCATTCACCTAAGTTAGCTAGTCAGTTAATGGGTAATTTACCTAAAGAACGAGTTACTCAACAAAGACCTTTCAGTATAAGCGGTGTAGATTTCGCAGGCCCTGTCTTGCTTAAACTTTTTAGTGGTCGAGGGTCAAATAGAGTTCAAAAGTCATATATTGCTGTTTTTGTATGCACAGCAGTTAAGGCAGTTCATTTAGAATTAGTCACAAGTCTAACAAGTGGAAGCTTTATAGCTGCCTTTAGGCGATTTACCTCTCGAAGAGGACActgtaaaaaacttataagcGATTGTGGTACTAATTTTATAGGTGCtagtaaagaattaaaaaagatGTTTGAACAAAGTATGATTAATTTATCACCCGAAATAGCTGAATTGTTGGCTAAAGATTCAACTGAATGGAAATTTAATCCACCCGGAGCACCCCATATGGGAGGGTTATGGGAAGCTACAGTTAAgtctgtaaaatttcatttacaaagAACACTTTGTGAGACTAAACTTACCTATGAAGAatatgttactttattatatcaaatagagAGTTGTTTGAATTCTCGTCCATTAACTACtgtaaatgataatgatgaattaTTTGCATTAACACCGGGACATTTTTTAATCGGTGAGCCACTAATTACAATTCCTGACGAAACTTGCAATGAAAATGTTGTATATTCTTACAATAATAGATGGacttatttacaacaaaaactacaatatttttggCGTAAATGGAGTCAAGAATATTTAACTGAGTTACAAAACCGTCATAAATGGATGAGATCTCAAACTAACATAAGGGTTGGCAATATTGTTCTGATTAAAGATGATAGACTTCCACCGTCTAAGTGGTTATTGGGTCGTGTAGTTGCAACACATCCTGGGGCAGATGGCTACGTTCGTGTTGTTAGTGTAAAATGTAAGAACACTATTGTCAAACGTCCTATTCACAAGCTGTGTTTACTACCAATTGAggattagtaaaatattttatgtattagttaaagtttatagtataatgtaactagtttctttttttgtttttttttatagttattagttAAAAGGCCTAACGCCTTTTGGCGGGCGGCatgttcatgtttatatttatcaacttattttattagttgtcattaatagatggcattagtaggatattaaatcgcgctatagatgttttctttttgttacaatatgtaaagcaatgttccaaataaaatttgagtttcctGGATCAATAGTACTTTCATTCGTCATCTAACAACATTGATacggatttatttaaaaaaaatattaaatagtatatacctaattggttttattaaataatttataatgttaaatctGCTTTCTAAAAAGTTCgcatttattgtatttgttatgTTTAATCTGTGCCTTATGACAGAacgttaataaaactttttatcacTTGAACACATTCACACCGAGCTGGGagcgttcgaaattcaaaaaaaatcgcTCGTACGGCATGAATGAATCGCGTGTACCGTAGCGACAGTGACCTTGCTGCACCGCCCCCCGCACGCAAATTATTGAACGTCGGGCTCCGCTGCACTTCCGTCGGCAGCCCTTGTTTGTCATTTCGGTGTGTGActctattaatgtttttttgttacattgttGTAACCTAAATGCAGTCAAGGATGTCATCGATTCGAATtcgaattctttttttaaacttaattacatAGATTCGTAGTTTCGTGTGTCAAATTTACTTTTCCGCCATAGCGACAAAAACctttttcgaattttaaaataatatatcagattttttatcgaatataatttagaacaaaattaataatcttttcgccgtcaattaatactttttacgtTTGTAAGAACCGCCAAATCATCAAAAGGAACTGAGGAgaggatttttatattttgtaatattttcatgtattaattaagaaattatcttTTACTAACCTCTATACGGTTGATATCAGTAACTATTTTTCAAATGGTTTGATTGACGAATTACATCTTAAGAAATTGTACCATAAATATTGacgtgttttattaataatgtgagaaaggaaaataaaaatggattttGGATTGTTTATGAGTAGATTGCgcatgtgtgtgtttgtaattaCAACCCAGTAGTGCAGAGCTAAAAGCTTCTTGAGTAATTATTCTCAGAGTGATGTTGTCCAACAATGGAGGATTTATTCGTATATTAcgtatatttcaaaatcaataatttctTGAAAAGTTTATCTTATGGGACGACATTGTTTTctgaagtaatattatttaataacattaactacttaaatatataaaaatatgaattaaaaatagtaactgtataaatcttgaccgcgtgaaatggtggTAGGAATtatagcagcatttccccgttgaatcgcaattccgagcCTCCGGGCACCACGGACCACCAGCGAACCAGCCCAGGAGGGCTGGTGACAGGAGTCACCAGTTGAGGCAACAAggatatttacttaattataataaataattatacagagACGTATTCGATccctatattatacattaagtaGCTGTGAACATTtgcttcaaataaaaatattttataaattacttcaatTGGTAAAGTCGTTAAGACGTTACAGGGTCACATATGGAATAAGGATTACAGTATATGTATAGGTATTAAAACACTTATAGTTGCTTGTATAGTTCGcaggaatatttatttaatgagatTTCATTGTAacaatatgtacaaataaaattttaaaacaattaagtcTTCTTATGTTATTGGCAAaccagttaattatatttaagacatCTGGGCAAGTTTTATTCTACTACATATgattttgaatttacgaaactcTGCcataggtaataaataaattacttagttttcttttatttgtgttaCAGGCACAGATTATTTAGCGAATGCCACGTGCGAAAGATATTTAT from Vanessa cardui chromosome 12, ilVanCard2.1, whole genome shotgun sequence encodes the following:
- the LOC124534414 gene encoding uncharacterized protein LOC124534414, coding for MGNLPKERVTQQRPFSISGVDFAGPVLLKLFSGRGSNRVQKSYIAVFVCTAVKAVHLELVTSLTSGSFIAAFRRFTSRRGHCKKLISDCGTNFIGASKELKKMFEQSMINLSPEIAELLAKDSTEWKFNPPGAPHMGGLWEATVKSVKFHLQRTLCETKLTYEEYVTLLYQIESCLNSRPLTTVNDNDELFALTPGHFLIGEPLITIPDETCNENVVYSYNNRWTYLQQKLQYFWRKWSQEYLTELQNRHKWMRSQTNIRVGNIVLIKDDRLPPSKWLLGRVVATHPGADGYVRVVSVKCKNTIVKRPIHKLCLLPIED